In Candidatus Contubernalis alkalaceticus, the following proteins share a genomic window:
- the yedF gene encoding sulfurtransferase-like selenium metabolism protein YedF yields the protein MENTLDARGLACPQPVILTKKALEELKEGSLVVVVDNDAARGNVCSLASSKSCGTEVEEKEGAYYITITRRENLCEIFSTEKATVIVFGSNVLGSNEELGKVLMKSYIYTLSEGEDLPRSMIFLNSGVILTTQGSEVLDELKGLESRGVEILSCGTCLEFFELKEKLAVGSISNMYTITEKMAEADKVFTLG from the coding sequence ATGGAAAACACATTAGATGCCCGGGGTCTTGCCTGTCCACAACCGGTCATTCTCACCAAAAAGGCTTTGGAAGAATTAAAGGAAGGTTCCCTGGTGGTCGTCGTGGATAACGATGCAGCCAGGGGAAACGTATGCAGCCTGGCCTCCAGCAAGTCCTGCGGGACAGAGGTTGAAGAGAAAGAAGGGGCTTATTACATTACCATTACCCGGCGGGAGAATTTATGTGAAATATTTTCCACCGAAAAAGCAACGGTAATAGTTTTTGGCAGCAATGTTCTTGGAAGCAATGAAGAGCTGGGGAAAGTTTTAATGAAGAGTTATATTTATACCCTGTCTGAGGGGGAAGATCTCCCTCGCAGTATGATATTTCTAAACAGCGGAGTTATTCTCACCACTCAGGGGTCAGAAGTGTTAGATGAACTGAAAGGCCTGGAAAGCCGCGGCGTTGAGATACTTTCCTGCGGCACGTGTCTTGAGTTCTTTGAATTAAAAGAGAAGCTGGCGGTGGGAAGTATCAGTAATATGTATACCATAACTGAAAAAATGGCAGAGGCGGATAAGGTGTTTACTTTGGGATAG
- a CDS encoding ABC transporter permease: MELNFWRTKDRLTEFIFLGMAIAVPVILLIFVLYPVLKVSWSSIYDGSQLTLKFYEQLFLTEKVKLLWNTAYLSLLSTFCATLLGLILALGVVRSSWPGKKIFNFAAILHIISPPFVSAIVYIMLFGRRGFITNTLLGLDVNFIGWQAVFFLQTIGNASIAYLIIANVLKRLDRTMEKSALDLGASKSRVFFTITLPLLLPGITAAFLLVFTNILADFGTPILVGGGFRVLASEAYLQVISLFNMGFAAALCFILLVPCLSIIFLEKLILGNRIFTSSVLSDEGSLDRELRFHPAVSAALYLVCLLFALYTFTHLALIIIGTFTNIWGYDFTFSLRHMNSVWAQGFSSVKNSLRFAVQIAIFGPFLGMCAAYYLKRRRSILSKGFEFLSILPYAVPGPVMGIAYVMAFHHPPLMLTGTSLIIVIICMIRELPISFNAGKAVLEQVSKNLEQASRDLGANSWDTFTRVVLPLMAPAYRVGMIHAFIHGMITIGAIIFLITPRNKVLTFEIFVAINRGNLGEGAAFAFILIVMTVAGLFLLNLPWQLPVLWKSIRERRVRNHGTSPEKHYQEI; encoded by the coding sequence ATGGAACTAAATTTTTGGAGGACTAAAGACCGGCTTACAGAATTTATATTTTTGGGGATGGCCATTGCTGTCCCTGTTATTTTGCTAATTTTTGTTTTATATCCGGTATTGAAAGTGTCCTGGTCCAGCATTTATGACGGAAGTCAGCTTACTTTAAAGTTTTATGAACAGCTTTTTTTGACAGAAAAGGTTAAGCTGCTTTGGAATACTGCTTACCTGAGCTTATTGTCTACCTTTTGTGCTACCCTGCTGGGGTTAATCCTGGCCCTTGGTGTGGTGAGGAGTTCATGGCCGGGTAAAAAGATATTTAACTTTGCGGCAATACTGCATATCATTTCCCCGCCATTCGTTTCAGCTATCGTTTATATTATGCTTTTTGGGCGCAGGGGTTTTATAACTAATACTCTGCTGGGATTGGATGTAAACTTTATAGGCTGGCAGGCAGTTTTTTTCCTGCAGACCATTGGGAATGCCAGTATTGCTTATTTAATTATTGCCAATGTGTTGAAGAGGCTGGACAGGACCATGGAAAAAAGTGCTCTGGACCTGGGAGCTTCTAAATCAAGAGTTTTTTTCACCATTACCCTGCCCCTGCTGCTGCCGGGCATTACCGCAGCTTTTCTCCTGGTATTTACCAATATTTTGGCAGACTTTGGGACTCCTATTTTGGTAGGAGGGGGATTTAGGGTATTGGCCAGTGAAGCCTATCTTCAGGTGATTTCTCTTTTTAACATGGGTTTTGCCGCAGCGTTATGCTTCATACTGTTAGTCCCCTGTCTATCCATAATATTTTTAGAAAAGCTGATCCTGGGGAATAGAATTTTTACCTCCTCAGTGCTTTCCGATGAAGGCAGCCTGGACAGGGAGCTGCGGTTTCACCCGGCAGTATCCGCAGCCCTATATTTGGTCTGCCTGCTTTTTGCTCTTTATACCTTTACTCATTTAGCATTGATAATCATCGGAACCTTTACTAACATCTGGGGATATGATTTTACCTTCAGCCTGCGGCATATGAACTCGGTATGGGCTCAAGGGTTTTCCAGCGTTAAGAACAGTTTGAGGTTTGCGGTTCAGATAGCTATCTTTGGTCCATTTCTGGGAATGTGTGCCGCCTATTATCTCAAGCGGCGCCGCAGTATATTAAGCAAAGGTTTTGAGTTTTTGAGTATTTTACCCTATGCTGTGCCGGGACCGGTTATGGGGATTGCCTATGTCATGGCATTCCATCATCCACCCCTTATGTTGACGGGAACCTCACTAATCATAGTAATTATTTGTATGATTCGGGAACTTCCCATCAGTTTTAATGCGGGCAAGGCAGTTCTGGAACAGGTGAGCAAAAATCTGGAGCAGGCTTCCAGGGATTTGGGGGCAAACAGTTGGGATACATTCACCCGGGTTGTGCTTCCTCTGATGGCCCCCGCATACCGGGTGGGAATGATCCATGCCTTTATTCACGGCATGATTACCATAGGAGCTATTATTTTTTTAATTACGCCACGGAATAAGGTGCTTACCTTTGAGATATTTGTGGCCATAAATCGCGGAAACCTGGGAGAAGGAGCGGCTTTTGCTTTTATCTTGATTGTAATGACCGTTGCAGGGTTATTTCTACTAAATCTTCCCTGGCAGCTCCCTGTTTTATGGAAATCAATTAGGGAAAGGAGGGTGAGGAACCATGGAACTAGTCCTGAAAAACATTACCAAGAAATATAA
- a CDS encoding PHP domain-containing protein: MNIDMHVHTNISSACSCIDICQMIDYARYIGLDAICVTDHDTLHGARVAHKIGREKNFLILRGMEVNAVEGDFLVFGLEEDIEEGKFTAKEVLQMVSSAGGAAIAAHPYRRFERALGDKIFSLTDYHAIEVKNGNTPGMLNEMARNAALQLNLPGIGGSDAHRLNEVGRYYTRFKTPVKNERELIEAIKLGEYEAMTRTDEYSSKLAGVKGISIQKVNK, translated from the coding sequence ATGAACATTGACATGCACGTCCACACAAATATCTCCTCCGCCTGCAGCTGTATCGATATTTGCCAGATGATTGATTATGCCAGGTATATCGGCCTTGACGCTATCTGCGTAACAGATCACGATACCCTACATGGAGCCAGGGTGGCTCATAAAATTGGCAGAGAAAAAAACTTTTTAATCTTAAGAGGAATGGAAGTTAACGCTGTGGAGGGTGATTTCCTGGTTTTTGGCCTGGAGGAAGACATTGAGGAAGGAAAGTTCACTGCAAAGGAAGTACTTCAAATGGTTTCTTCTGCCGGTGGCGCTGCCATAGCCGCCCATCCCTACCGGCGTTTTGAGAGGGCTCTGGGAGATAAAATTTTCAGCCTGACTGATTATCATGCCATTGAAGTAAAAAACGGTAACACTCCGGGTATGCTTAACGAAATGGCCCGAAACGCTGCTTTACAATTAAATCTCCCCGGCATAGGGGGAAGCGATGCTCACCGGCTAAATGAAGTTGGACGTTATTATACCCGTTTTAAAACTCCGGTAAAAAATGAACGGGAACTTATTGAAGCAATTAAATTAGGTGAGTACGAAGCCATGACCAGAACTGATGAATACAGCTCTAAATTAGCTGGAGTGAAAGGGATTTCCATTCAAAAGGTTAACAAATAA
- a CDS encoding ABC transporter substrate-binding protein, giving the protein MKIKLDLFLKKSRSAKLIICFMVFALMFSMFAGCDGDTDTDTETENGAVGEQEEEQKEYETLQIYAAYGGLDNIMAAFTEATGIEAEYISMSSGEVLSRMRAEQGRALGDVWFGGGVDSFMVAAEDGLLEAYVSPEAQYIDEKFKDPDGYWTGVSIVLVTLVVNKDLAESKGIPIPQTWEELIDSKYEGEILMPNPGISGTAYTFIASILQILGEEKGWEYLDKLDENAPYYAERGSEPPQKAALGEVMIGVSPDGIGTKREGYPVEVIYPSDGTAWWHSPVAIIEGTSNLEAAQKFVDWTLTAEGQAVLAKESPRPSTRPNVELPEDVPDLDSLNLVEYDFDEAAQKRDAIVDQWSERYSN; this is encoded by the coding sequence TTGAAGATTAAGCTGGACTTGTTTTTAAAGAAAAGCAGGAGTGCCAAGTTAATAATTTGTTTTATGGTGTTCGCTTTGATGTTCTCCATGTTCGCCGGGTGCGACGGTGATACCGATACCGATACAGAGACAGAAAATGGTGCCGTAGGGGAACAGGAAGAGGAGCAGAAGGAATATGAAACTCTCCAGATTTATGCTGCCTATGGTGGTCTGGACAACATAATGGCTGCCTTTACGGAAGCCACCGGTATCGAAGCTGAATATATCAGCATGTCCTCTGGAGAAGTACTTTCCAGGATGAGGGCCGAACAGGGCAGAGCTTTGGGAGACGTTTGGTTCGGAGGCGGAGTGGACAGCTTCATGGTGGCGGCAGAGGATGGTTTGCTGGAAGCTTATGTTTCACCGGAAGCCCAGTACATTGATGAGAAATTTAAAGATCCTGACGGTTACTGGACAGGGGTTTCCATTGTATTGGTTACCCTGGTGGTAAACAAAGATCTGGCGGAAAGTAAAGGGATTCCTATACCCCAAACCTGGGAAGAGCTGATAGACAGTAAGTATGAAGGGGAAATACTGATGCCTAACCCGGGGATTTCAGGTACCGCCTATACTTTTATTGCATCAATATTACAGATATTAGGTGAAGAAAAAGGATGGGAGTACCTGGACAAGCTGGATGAAAATGCACCTTATTATGCAGAAAGAGGTAGTGAGCCTCCCCAAAAGGCAGCCCTGGGAGAAGTGATGATCGGAGTCAGCCCCGACGGAATAGGTACCAAGAGGGAAGGATATCCTGTGGAAGTGATTTATCCCTCCGACGGAACCGCCTGGTGGCATTCCCCCGTGGCTATTATAGAAGGGACCAGCAACCTGGAAGCGGCTCAGAAATTTGTAGACTGGACCCTTACTGCAGAGGGGCAGGCTGTGCTGGCCAAGGAAAGCCCCCGGCCCAGCACTCGGCCCAACGTGGAGCTGCCGGAGGATGTGCCGGATCTGGATTCTTTGAATCTGGTGGAGTATGATTTTGATGAAGCGGCCCAGAAGAGGGACGCTATCGTTGACCAGTGGAGTGAAAGGTACTCCAACTAA
- a CDS encoding ABC transporter ATP-binding protein gives MELVLKNITKKYNQTVAVDDVSITVPSGKIVALVGPSGCGKTTILRVIAGLVSPDQGQVFLNSQDITQQPANQRPTVTVFQEYALFPHLSVFDNIAYGLKTRHIKKEEIKERVTRVLNMLKILELKDRRIHELSGGQQQRVAVARSLVINPQVILFDEPLSSLDAKLRVEMREEIKKIQRETEITAVYVTHDQEEALAVADQLAVMRDGKIEQIGTPEEVYENPLTSFVGQFIGWGNLFSGEVIANSPEKIRVSLWGREMLIKPDQKRKYLEKEPVEVFFRPENVIPQENGTWEAEILQKFFCGPTTRYRLKVEGFSENNPIIMDLFVGDRGYQPGEKIRFNIRSSLVLAAFEEKVFQENN, from the coding sequence ATGGAACTAGTCCTGAAAAACATTACCAAGAAATATAACCAAACAGTGGCTGTGGATGATGTGAGCATAACTGTTCCCTCAGGGAAAATTGTGGCTCTAGTGGGGCCCAGCGGCTGCGGGAAAACAACCATACTAAGAGTGATCGCCGGCCTGGTAAGCCCTGATCAGGGACAGGTTTTTTTAAACAGTCAGGACATTACGCAGCAGCCGGCCAATCAGCGTCCTACCGTAACTGTTTTCCAGGAGTATGCCCTTTTCCCCCATCTCAGTGTTTTTGATAATATTGCTTATGGGTTAAAGACCCGCCACATCAAAAAAGAGGAAATAAAAGAGCGGGTAACTCGGGTATTAAACATGCTGAAAATTTTAGAATTAAAAGATAGAAGAATTCATGAACTCAGCGGCGGGCAGCAGCAGAGGGTGGCAGTGGCAAGGTCCCTGGTTATTAATCCCCAGGTAATTTTGTTCGACGAGCCTTTGAGCAGCCTGGATGCCAAGCTGAGGGTGGAGATGCGGGAGGAAATTAAAAAGATTCAAAGGGAAACTGAAATTACCGCAGTTTATGTAACTCATGACCAGGAGGAAGCCTTGGCTGTTGCTGATCAGCTGGCAGTTATGAGAGATGGAAAGATTGAACAGATAGGCACTCCCGAGGAAGTATATGAAAACCCATTGACTTCTTTTGTGGGCCAGTTTATAGGCTGGGGCAATTTGTTTTCGGGGGAAGTAATAGCCAATTCGCCGGAGAAAATAAGGGTAAGCCTTTGGGGGCGGGAGATGTTAATAAAGCCTGACCAAAAACGGAAATACTTAGAAAAGGAACCGGTAGAAGTCTTTTTCCGTCCGGAAAACGTGATTCCCCAAGAAAATGGAACCTGGGAGGCAGAAATACTGCAGAAATTTTTTTGTGGCCCCACCACCCGCTATCGTCTTAAAGTAGAAGGCTTTTCGGAAAATAATCCCATAATAATGGACTTGTTTGTGGGGGATAGAGGATACCAGCCCGGAGAAAAAATAAGGTTTAATATTCGTTCCTCATTAGTTTTGGCTGCATTTGAGGAAAAAGTATTTCAAGAAAATAATTAA
- a CDS encoding MATE family efflux transporter, which yields MGDYSDYLGTEKITKLLMKMSVPATVAMMVQALYNIVDTIFVGRTVGIMGIAGLTIVFPIQMLILAFAQSIGVSGSSIISRNLGASNINRAHITFTNVLSLVIILSAILILILSLFMIPVLRVFGATGTILPYSKEYLEIIIIGIPFFVFAVAGNNISRAEGNPKVAMNTMLISAGLNTVLDILFIFGFGMGIRGAALATVIAQVSMALYLGYYFFGGKSSLKLKLEKIKIEWNLLREILSLGTSSFARQASASFMIVLINNIIVIYAGDITIAAYGAVNRLVMFAYMPMFGIVQGLQPIVGYNYGSCQFSRVVESVKLSFKTTTAISLFTFLAFMFIPEQLISIFSSDKELNIIGIEALRIISIALPLVGFQLVGAGFYQALGKAVPAFLLATSRQVLFFVPIVLVLPAFFGLKGIWFSFPIADILAFLLTVFLVKGEIKNLNSEFINLKVAKEAVYSDC from the coding sequence ATGGGTGATTATAGTGATTATCTAGGGACAGAAAAGATTACAAAATTATTAATGAAAATGTCGGTTCCTGCTACGGTGGCCATGATGGTACAGGCTCTTTATAATATCGTAGATACTATATTTGTAGGTAGAACCGTTGGGATTATGGGTATTGCAGGCCTTACTATTGTTTTTCCAATTCAAATGTTAATACTGGCCTTTGCCCAGTCTATAGGAGTTAGCGGCTCATCTATTATCTCCAGGAATCTCGGAGCCAGTAATATTAATAGGGCACATATTACCTTTACTAATGTCCTCTCTCTAGTTATTATATTGAGTGCTATTTTAATATTGATATTGTCACTGTTTATGATACCTGTTTTAAGAGTATTTGGAGCTACGGGTACTATTTTACCTTACTCAAAAGAATATCTTGAAATAATTATAATTGGGATTCCGTTTTTTGTTTTTGCTGTTGCTGGAAATAATATTTCCAGGGCCGAAGGTAATCCTAAAGTTGCTATGAATACAATGTTAATATCTGCTGGATTAAATACAGTGTTGGATATATTGTTTATTTTTGGTTTTGGAATGGGAATAAGGGGGGCAGCATTGGCAACTGTAATTGCTCAGGTAAGCATGGCGCTGTACCTTGGATATTATTTTTTTGGAGGAAAAAGTTCACTAAAGCTCAAGTTGGAGAAAATAAAAATTGAGTGGAATTTACTAAGAGAAATTCTGTCATTAGGAACCAGTTCCTTTGCCCGTCAAGCATCAGCAAGTTTTATGATAGTTTTAATAAACAATATAATAGTTATCTATGCAGGTGATATTACTATAGCTGCTTATGGTGCTGTGAACCGCTTGGTAATGTTTGCGTATATGCCCATGTTTGGCATTGTACAGGGGCTACAACCTATTGTAGGGTATAATTATGGTTCCTGTCAGTTTAGCCGGGTAGTTGAATCTGTAAAGCTTTCCTTTAAGACTACTACGGCTATATCATTATTTACCTTTTTAGCCTTCATGTTCATTCCAGAACAGCTTATCTCTATATTTAGTAGCGATAAAGAATTAAATATAATTGGTATTGAAGCGCTTAGAATTATTTCTATTGCCCTACCTCTAGTGGGATTTCAACTTGTTGGAGCGGGCTTTTATCAGGCTTTAGGAAAAGCTGTTCCAGCCTTTCTACTTGCTACCTCCCGTCAGGTCCTTTTTTTTGTCCCAATTGTTTTAGTTCTTCCTGCTTTTTTTGGACTCAAGGGGATATGGTTTTCCTTCCCCATAGCTGATATTCTTGCTTTCCTGTTAACTGTATTTTTAGTTAAAGGAGAAATAAAAAATCTTAATTCAGAGTTTATAAACCTAAAAGTGGCGAAAGAAGCTGTTTATTCTGATTGTTAG
- a CDS encoding corrinoid protein, protein MRREKELLEELKKGVIHYDEEKVAAAAEAVIQEGFNAYEAIFEGLVSGMEEVGRLYEEQEYFVPEMLLCSDAMYIGLNILRPHIDRNEYGITGIAIIGVVQGDVHDIGKNIVKIMFDVAGFEVHDLGTDVPLEAFVEKQLNTEADLVCLSAMMTTSMIGMKDIIQMIKEKSPNAKILIGGAPVTEEIAVRFGADGYSDDAHNALKTAISILSTLKEIQREKHGNK, encoded by the coding sequence ATGAGAAGAGAAAAAGAATTATTAGAGGAATTAAAGAAGGGTGTAATTCATTATGATGAAGAAAAGGTAGCTGCAGCAGCAGAAGCAGTCATACAGGAAGGATTCAATGCTTACGAAGCGATTTTTGAGGGATTAGTTTCTGGAATGGAAGAGGTTGGTCGACTGTATGAAGAACAGGAGTATTTTGTTCCGGAAATGCTGCTATGTTCTGATGCAATGTATATTGGCCTTAATATACTTAGACCCCATATAGATCGCAATGAGTATGGAATTACAGGAATAGCAATCATAGGTGTAGTTCAGGGAGATGTTCATGACATTGGCAAAAACATAGTTAAGATAATGTTTGATGTTGCCGGTTTTGAGGTACATGATTTAGGAACAGATGTACCTCTAGAGGCATTTGTAGAAAAGCAGTTAAACACTGAAGCGGATTTAGTATGCCTTTCTGCCATGATGACCACCTCCATGATTGGGATGAAGGATATTATTCAAATGATAAAGGAGAAAAGTCCAAATGCCAAAATATTAATTGGCGGTGCACCTGTGACAGAAGAAATAGCTGTTCGCTTTGGAGCTGATGGTTATTCCGATGATGCCCATAATGCTTTAAAAACAGCCATAAGTATATTAAGTACGTTAAAAGAAATACAGCGGGAAAAACATGGTAATAAATAA
- a CDS encoding acyl-CoA dehydratase activase, which yields MITVGVDIGSVASKGVLLNGEKRFSTVLPTGWSPRDAGEKILSTLFRESCIGRQEVDYIIVTGYGRVSFGQADKTVTEISCHARGVAALCPEARTIIDIGGQDSKVISINEKGKVLDFAMNDKCAAGTGKFLQVMANTLGMDVAELAASEDPSETVTINSMCTVFAESEIIGLLARNISKGGIIAGLHQSVGKRVASMARRLGAREKIVFTGGVAQNAGVRRALEEELKRTVVVPEGCQFTGALGAALLGLDI from the coding sequence GTGATAACAGTTGGTGTGGACATTGGGTCCGTAGCTTCCAAAGGGGTTTTGCTCAACGGGGAAAAAAGGTTTTCCACTGTGCTGCCCACCGGCTGGAGCCCCCGGGATGCAGGAGAAAAAATCCTGTCTACCCTTTTTAGAGAATCCTGTATAGGGCGGCAAGAGGTAGATTATATTATCGTCACCGGCTACGGCCGGGTCTCCTTTGGACAAGCGGACAAGACCGTTACGGAAATCAGCTGCCACGCCCGGGGCGTGGCAGCCCTCTGCCCTGAAGCCAGGACCATCATTGACATCGGGGGCCAGGACAGCAAAGTGATTAGTATTAACGAAAAGGGGAAGGTCCTGGATTTTGCCATGAATGATAAATGCGCCGCCGGCACCGGAAAATTCCTGCAGGTTATGGCCAACACTTTGGGTATGGATGTAGCAGAACTGGCCGCATCCGAAGACCCATCAGAAACGGTCACCATAAACAGTATGTGCACAGTTTTTGCAGAGTCGGAAATTATTGGCCTCCTGGCCCGAAACATATCCAAAGGAGGCATAATCGCCGGCCTCCATCAGTCAGTAGGAAAAAGAGTAGCCTCCATGGCCCGCCGCCTGGGCGCCAGGGAAAAAATAGTATTCACCGGCGGCGTAGCCCAAAACGCCGGAGTCCGCAGGGCTCTGGAGGAAGAATTGAAAAGAACAGTAGTAGTGCCTGAGGGCTGCCAGTTCACCGGGGCGTTGGGGGCGGCGTTGTTGGGGCTTGATATTTGA
- a CDS encoding uroporphyrinogen decarboxylase family protein — protein sequence MDKPISFEKLNLSSKKPDRVRVGVSAFAYSAYVSGVPFKEFCLDPQKAMDLQLWVYDLHKIDGKPSYSIPHWGGWDFGGELLFPSSPKYANPYLVKRPVNNANDIQKLEIPKIQMAPFASRKFKFSKISIDKGFGVSLPAGSPLGITGSILGPELLLRWFHKEPSLVHHILRLSTDYILEISRELIKEFGAENCSAFSTYPWECHSLVSPIIFEKFSLPYVIEIHKTLIQLGIKKWVIHLCGDHKKNLCYWVNEIPLLSGTVFTIGHEMDIKETADIFGEQCIIGGNLSTSLLQMGNPQQVFLEAGAILKKMMHNPEGFILMPSCTISPTTPPVNLHAMIKAAREFKL from the coding sequence GTGGACAAACCAATATCATTTGAAAAATTGAATTTGTCATCAAAAAAGCCTGATAGAGTTAGAGTAGGTGTTTCTGCTTTTGCTTATAGTGCTTATGTTTCAGGTGTTCCTTTTAAGGAATTTTGCCTTGATCCACAAAAAGCAATGGATTTACAACTCTGGGTCTATGATCTTCATAAGATTGATGGGAAGCCATCATATAGTATTCCACATTGGGGTGGATGGGATTTTGGAGGGGAGTTATTATTCCCCTCCTCTCCTAAGTATGCTAACCCATATTTAGTGAAGCGTCCTGTAAATAATGCTAATGATATTCAAAAACTTGAAATTCCAAAAATCCAAATGGCTCCTTTTGCCAGCAGAAAGTTTAAATTTTCAAAAATATCAATAGATAAGGGATTTGGCGTGTCATTACCTGCCGGGTCACCTTTAGGAATAACAGGGTCTATCTTAGGACCTGAATTATTGCTGCGTTGGTTTCATAAGGAACCAAGTTTGGTGCACCACATTTTAAGACTATCAACTGATTATATATTAGAAATATCCAGAGAACTAATTAAAGAATTTGGAGCTGAGAACTGTTCGGCTTTTTCTACTTACCCTTGGGAGTGTCATTCTTTAGTGTCGCCAATAATATTTGAAAAATTTAGCCTGCCATATGTTATAGAAATACATAAAACCTTAATTCAGCTTGGAATTAAAAAGTGGGTAATTCATTTGTGCGGTGACCATAAAAAAAATCTTTGTTACTGGGTTAATGAAATCCCATTACTATCCGGAACTGTTTTTACTATTGGGCATGAAATGGATATTAAAGAAACAGCGGATATTTTTGGTGAACAATGTATCATAGGTGGTAATCTGTCAACATCTTTGCTTCAGATGGGTAATCCTCAACAGGTTTTTCTAGAAGCGGGGGCTATTTTAAAAAAAATGATGCATAATCCAGAGGGTTTTATTCTAATGCCTTCCTGTACAATATCTCCCACTACCCCACCAGTAAATCTACATGCGATGATAAAAGCGGCCAGAGAATTTAAATTGTAA
- a CDS encoding double-cubane-cluster-containing anaerobic reductase: MENNTVEQFMDIRAATVAKMLEEKERGMKVVGIYCTFCPQELVLAAGAIPVGLCGTREEPIPAAEEVLPRNLCPLIKSSYGFAVTDTCPFFNFSDLIVGETTCDGKKKMFEIMQELKPVHVMQLPHHHKAGASLDLWIDEIKSLKTKIEEEFQLEIKDEDIWKAVDLVNQEKKALKEISDLNRNSPPPMSGLELLTVVWSGGFSFDKKELVQMLEELKKTLESREVDPKSAKKPRILLTGCPVGLGSEKVVRLVDELGATVVAMENCTGYKTLELMADRSKDDPIVALAEKYLNIPCSCMSPNPYRMELLGRMIDDFNAEAVIDLTWQACHTYNIESHEVEKVVKDKGLPFLHLESDYSSSDEESLKVRIEAMLEMIEK; encoded by the coding sequence ATGGAAAATAACACAGTGGAACAATTTATGGACATCCGGGCAGCTACCGTTGCCAAGATGCTGGAGGAAAAGGAAAGAGGGATGAAAGTGGTGGGAATTTATTGTACCTTTTGTCCCCAGGAGCTGGTGTTGGCCGCCGGAGCAATCCCTGTAGGGTTGTGCGGTACCCGGGAAGAACCCATCCCCGCTGCGGAGGAAGTATTACCCCGAAATCTATGTCCCCTGATTAAATCTTCTTATGGTTTTGCCGTAACTGATACCTGCCCCTTCTTTAATTTTTCCGACCTTATCGTGGGGGAAACCACCTGTGACGGGAAAAAGAAGATGTTTGAAATCATGCAGGAATTAAAGCCCGTGCATGTGATGCAGCTGCCCCACCATCATAAAGCCGGTGCCTCTTTAGACCTTTGGATAGACGAAATTAAGAGCCTTAAAACCAAGATAGAAGAGGAATTTCAGCTGGAAATTAAAGATGAAGATATCTGGAAAGCTGTTGACTTGGTAAACCAGGAGAAGAAAGCATTAAAGGAAATCAGCGATTTAAACCGGAATTCACCACCACCCATGAGCGGACTGGAACTATTAACAGTGGTCTGGTCCGGGGGTTTTAGTTTTGATAAGAAGGAATTGGTTCAGATGCTGGAAGAGCTGAAAAAAACCCTGGAATCCAGAGAGGTTGACCCGAAATCTGCCAAAAAACCTCGAATATTACTTACCGGCTGTCCTGTTGGATTGGGTTCTGAAAAGGTGGTCCGCCTGGTGGACGAGCTGGGAGCCACAGTGGTAGCCATGGAAAACTGCACCGGATATAAAACCCTGGAACTTATGGCTGACAGGTCAAAAGATGACCCCATTGTAGCTCTAGCCGAAAAGTATCTTAATATCCCCTGTTCCTGTATGAGCCCCAACCCCTATAGAATGGAACTGCTGGGCCGGATGATTGATGATTTTAATGCTGAAGCGGTTATTGACCTTACCTGGCAGGCCTGCCATACCTATAACATTGAATCCCATGAAGTGGAGAAGGTGGTTAAGGATAAAGGGCTTCCCTTCCTGCACCTGGAAAGCGATTATTCCTCCTCTGACGAAGAGAGCCTGAAAGTAAGAATAGAAGCCATGCTGGAGATGATTGAAAAGTGA